The proteins below are encoded in one region of Bacillus vallismortis:
- a CDS encoding HAMP domain-containing histidine kinase codes for MIKAFLTERRSWIAAFLFQQVLILFVAFVDSSISFQSVLYIVYLCVLFFIIFLWFRYRKETAFYKSLKTWENNLDVTAINEPETPFESVVERSITGQTEHLKQTAARHRLALENEKDELMAWIHEVKTPLTAMHLLIDRMEDHDLKSQLSYEWLRIHLLLDQQLHQKRMSFIENDLSVECIQLQPIIFKEIKDLQSWCIQKGVGFDIQLEAEEVLSDAKWLAFIIRQLLTNAVKYSEASDIEIKSVQKGERTQLEVKDFGRGIDLKDVPRIFDKGFTSTTDHHDQGSTGMGLYLAKKAAAPLMIHIDVRSESGAGTVFTLTFPKRNQFERVIGV; via the coding sequence ATGATTAAAGCATTCCTCACTGAAAGGCGAAGCTGGATTGCCGCGTTTTTATTCCAGCAGGTTTTGATATTGTTCGTTGCTTTTGTGGATTCCTCCATTTCATTTCAAAGTGTTCTTTATATAGTATATTTGTGTGTCTTGTTTTTTATCATCTTCCTTTGGTTCCGCTATCGGAAAGAGACGGCGTTTTATAAAAGCTTGAAGACGTGGGAGAACAATCTTGATGTGACGGCGATAAATGAACCAGAAACGCCGTTTGAATCAGTGGTTGAACGAAGCATTACCGGACAAACGGAGCATTTGAAACAAACCGCTGCCCGGCATCGCTTGGCATTAGAAAATGAAAAAGATGAGTTGATGGCATGGATTCACGAGGTCAAAACTCCATTGACAGCGATGCATTTACTCATCGATAGAATGGAAGACCATGATTTGAAATCCCAGCTGTCATATGAATGGCTGCGTATTCACCTGCTTCTTGACCAGCAGCTTCATCAAAAGCGCATGTCATTTATTGAAAATGATCTGTCTGTAGAATGCATTCAGCTTCAGCCCATCATTTTTAAGGAAATCAAAGATTTACAGTCGTGGTGTATCCAAAAAGGGGTCGGCTTTGACATTCAGCTGGAGGCTGAGGAAGTGCTGAGCGACGCAAAATGGCTGGCGTTTATCATTAGGCAGCTGCTGACAAACGCAGTGAAATACAGCGAAGCCTCCGACATTGAAATCAAAAGCGTTCAAAAAGGGGAACGGACGCAGCTTGAAGTGAAGGACTTTGGCAGGGGCATTGATCTCAAAGATGTGCCCCGCATTTTTGATAAAGGATTTACATCCACAACGGACCACCATGATCAAGGGTCCACTGGCATGGGGCTGTACTTGGCGAAAAAAGCCGCGGCCCCGTTAATGATCCATATTGATGTGCGTTCGGAGTCCGGTGCGGGAACGGTTTTTACATTAACTTTCCCCAAACGGAATCAATTTGAACGAGTCATAGGCGTGTGA
- the bceA gene encoding bacitracin ABC transporter ATP-binding protein BceA, with protein sequence MMILQANKIRKSYGNKLNKQEVLKGIDIHIQKGEFVSIMGASGSGKTTLLNVLSSIDQVSDGTIDINGNEMTSMKEKQLAEFRKQHLGFIFQDYNLLDTLTVKENILLPLSITKMPKSEAVRKFEEVAKELGIYELRDKYPNEISGGQKQRTSAARAFIHEPSIIFADEPTGALDSKSASDLLNKLSQLNQKRNATIIMVTHDPVAASYCGRVIFMKDGQMYTQLNKGGQDRQAFFQDIMKTQGVLGGVQHEH encoded by the coding sequence ATGATGATCTTACAAGCGAATAAAATTCGAAAAAGCTATGGAAACAAGCTGAATAAACAAGAAGTGCTCAAAGGCATTGATATTCATATCCAAAAAGGTGAATTTGTCAGTATTATGGGGGCGTCAGGTTCTGGGAAAACCACCTTGCTCAATGTTCTGTCCTCCATTGATCAGGTCAGTGACGGGACCATTGATATTAACGGAAATGAGATGACGTCAATGAAGGAAAAGCAGCTGGCTGAATTCAGAAAACAGCATTTAGGCTTTATCTTTCAAGATTACAATCTGCTGGATACGTTGACAGTAAAAGAGAATATCCTCCTGCCATTGTCGATTACAAAAATGCCAAAAAGCGAAGCCGTTCGCAAGTTCGAAGAGGTGGCGAAAGAGCTGGGTATTTATGAACTCCGTGATAAGTACCCAAATGAAATTTCCGGCGGCCAGAAGCAGCGCACATCTGCCGCGAGAGCGTTTATTCATGAACCGAGCATTATTTTCGCAGATGAGCCGACGGGCGCGCTTGATTCAAAATCAGCCTCTGATCTATTAAATAAGCTAAGCCAGCTCAATCAGAAACGCAACGCTACGATTATCATGGTCACCCATGATCCTGTCGCCGCCAGCTACTGCGGAAGAGTGATTTTTATGAAGGACGGGCAAATGTATACACAGTTAAATAAAGGAGGCCAAGACAGACAAGCGTTTTTCCAGGACATCATGAAAACGCAAGGCGTGTTAGGCGGGGTGCAGCATGAACATTAA
- a CDS encoding ABC transporter permease: MNINQLILRNLKKNLRNYYLYVFALIFSVALYFAFVTLQYDPAIDEVKASIKGAAAIKTASILLVFVVAIFILYANTIFIKRRSKEIGLFQLIGMTKHKIFRLLSAENIMLYFGSLAIGVLAGFSISKLVLMILFKIVDVKADAKLHFSGQALIQTIIVFCGIYLLIMIMNYTFIKKQSILSLFKVTSSTEDQVKRISFFQMLIGALGIVLILTGYYVSSELFGGKFKTMNELFGAMSFILGAVIVGTFLFYKGSVTFISNIIRKSKGGYLRISEVLSLSSIMFRMKSNALLLTIITTVSALAIGLLSLAYISYYSAEKTAEQNVAADFSFMNEKDAKTFERSLNERNISYVKKETPFLQANVDIANIMDGDPKEMQGDPHNMQLAVVSDKEVEQVDVPEGEAFLSGYNDLLQKIMVLKDSGSMKVKSKHKTTSLQYKGLRKEFLLSFPFTSGGLPAVIVDDSLFQYLNKNKDPHIQLAQSECIAINVKHEDQLEKANELFQKVNKKDQHLSRLDASIAQKSLFGIVMFIVGFLGLTFLITSGCILYFKQMGESEDEKPNYTILRKLGFTQGDLMKGIRIKQMYNFGIPLVVGLFHSYFAVQSGWFLFGSEVWAPMILVMVLYTALYSIFGFLSVLYYKKVIKSSL; the protein is encoded by the coding sequence ATGAACATTAATCAGCTCATCCTAAGAAATTTGAAAAAGAATCTCCGCAATTACTATTTGTATGTATTTGCGCTGATCTTTAGCGTGGCGCTTTATTTCGCCTTTGTCACACTCCAGTATGACCCTGCGATTGATGAAGTAAAGGCTTCAATCAAGGGAGCCGCGGCCATTAAAACCGCTTCGATTTTGCTTGTGTTCGTGGTGGCGATTTTCATTTTATATGCCAATACGATTTTTATTAAGAGACGGAGTAAAGAAATCGGGCTGTTTCAATTAATTGGAATGACCAAACATAAAATCTTTCGTCTCTTAAGTGCGGAAAATATCATGCTGTATTTCGGTTCCTTAGCGATCGGGGTATTGGCCGGATTTTCGATATCAAAGCTAGTCCTGATGATTCTGTTTAAAATTGTCGATGTCAAAGCTGATGCGAAACTCCATTTTTCCGGGCAAGCCTTGATCCAAACGATCATTGTGTTCTGCGGCATTTACCTTTTGATTATGATCATGAATTATACGTTTATCAAAAAACAAAGTATTTTATCTTTGTTTAAAGTGACCTCTTCGACTGAAGATCAAGTGAAGAGAATATCATTTTTCCAGATGCTGATCGGCGCTTTAGGCATCGTGCTGATTTTGACGGGATACTATGTGTCTTCTGAGCTGTTTGGCGGTAAATTTAAGACCATGAATGAACTGTTCGGCGCGATGAGCTTTATTCTGGGGGCCGTCATTGTCGGAACGTTTCTCTTCTATAAAGGCTCGGTGACCTTTATCTCGAATATCATCCGAAAAAGCAAGGGCGGCTACTTACGTATCTCTGAAGTTCTGTCACTGTCATCGATCATGTTCAGAATGAAATCAAACGCGCTGCTATTGACCATTATTACGACCGTTTCAGCGCTTGCCATTGGGTTGCTCTCACTTGCTTATATTTCGTATTACTCAGCTGAAAAGACCGCTGAACAAAATGTGGCCGCTGATTTTTCATTCATGAATGAGAAAGATGCCAAAACATTTGAAAGAAGTTTGAATGAACGCAACATTTCATATGTGAAGAAAGAAACCCCTTTCCTGCAAGCGAATGTGGACATTGCAAATATTATGGATGGAGACCCGAAGGAAATGCAGGGTGATCCCCATAACATGCAGCTTGCGGTTGTGAGTGACAAAGAGGTGGAACAGGTCGATGTGCCAGAAGGGGAAGCCTTTTTATCCGGATATAACGATCTTCTGCAAAAAATCATGGTATTAAAAGATTCAGGCAGCATGAAAGTGAAAAGCAAGCATAAGACGACATCTCTACAATACAAAGGGTTAAGGAAAGAATTTCTTCTCTCCTTTCCGTTTACAAGCGGGGGATTGCCCGCTGTCATAGTGGATGACAGCCTGTTTCAATATCTGAACAAAAATAAAGACCCCCATATTCAGCTGGCGCAATCTGAATGTATTGCCATCAATGTCAAGCATGAAGACCAGCTGGAAAAAGCGAATGAGCTATTTCAAAAGGTGAACAAAAAAGACCAGCATTTATCAAGGCTGGATGCAAGCATCGCACAAAAATCACTATTTGGTATCGTGATGTTCATCGTTGGCTTCTTAGGATTAACGTTTCTGATTACATCTGGCTGTATCCTTTATTTTAAACAAATGGGTGAGAGTGAAGATGAAAAACCAAATTATACGATTTTGAGAAAACTCGGGTTTACGCAAGGTGATCTGATGAAGGGGATACGCATCAAACAAATGTACAACTTCGGCATTCCGCTTGTTGTCGGCCTCTTCCACAGCTACTTTGCCGTCCAATCCGGCTGGTTCTTATTCGGATCAGAGGTGTGGGCGCCGATGATTCTGGTGATGGTGTTATACACCGCGCTCTACTCCATTTTTGGTTTTCTGTCCGTTCTTTATTATAAGAAAGTGATTAAATCGTCGTTGTGA
- a CDS encoding LMBR1 domain-containing protein codes for MEMALVLLGFLACLIALGYGLYHLIGYVLKKDQRFLKKLFWPLLIGGLALLFTGAALTEPDAAAANAEKKYSALNTEYQSLTKEHKTLEKKYEEASSEAKTLKDHKKDQDKLQQLEKENSERKENQKTLKAEIKELQENQKQLKEDTKTVKAENETLRQDKTQLEKQLKEAKSHTASSQETAGSSSGNTKNETKTPDTAEGCNIKGSKSGIYHTPGSTYYDRTTDPAEMFCSVEEAEAAGYRPPKR; via the coding sequence ATGGAAATGGCTTTAGTGTTATTAGGATTTCTTGCATGTCTCATTGCACTTGGCTATGGATTGTATCATCTCATCGGATATGTGTTGAAAAAGGATCAACGTTTCTTAAAGAAACTCTTTTGGCCGCTTTTGATTGGAGGCCTGGCGCTGCTCTTCACCGGAGCAGCATTGACAGAACCTGACGCTGCCGCAGCAAATGCCGAGAAAAAATATTCAGCGCTCAACACCGAGTATCAAAGCCTTACGAAAGAGCATAAAACACTTGAGAAAAAATATGAAGAAGCAAGCTCTGAAGCAAAGACATTGAAGGACCACAAAAAAGACCAAGACAAACTCCAGCAGCTTGAAAAAGAAAATAGTGAACGAAAAGAGAATCAAAAAACATTAAAAGCAGAAATAAAAGAGCTTCAAGAAAATCAAAAACAGCTCAAAGAAGATACAAAAACGGTAAAAGCTGAAAATGAAACACTGCGGCAAGATAAAACACAGCTTGAAAAGCAATTAAAAGAGGCCAAAAGCCATACTGCAAGTTCACAAGAAACCGCTGGAAGTTCTTCCGGCAATACAAAGAATGAAACCAAAACACCTGACACAGCAGAAGGCTGCAATATAAAAGGAAGCAAAAGCGGCATCTATCACACACCGGGCAGTACATACTATGACCGGACAACCGACCCGGCTGAAATGTTTTGCTCAGTGGAAGAAGCTGAAGCTGCCGGTTACAGGCCGCCAAAACGATAA
- a CDS encoding MDR family MFS transporter: MPRALKILVIGMFINVTGASFLWPLNTIYIHNHLGKSLTVAGLVLMLNSGASVAGNLSGGFLFDKIGGFKSIMLGIAITLASLLGLVFFHEWPAYIVLLTIVGFGSGVVFPASYAMAGSVWPEGGRKAFNAIYVAQNAGVAVGSALGGVVASFSFSYVFLANAALYLAFFFIVYFGFRNIQTKDASQTSVLDYDAVNSKAKFAALIILSSGYVLGWLAYSQWSTTIASYTQSIGISLSLYSVLWTVNGMLIVFGQPLVSFVVKKWAESLKTQMVIGFIIFIVSFSMLLTANHFPMFLAAMVILTIGEMLVWPAVPTIANQLAPKGKEGFYQGFVNSAATGGRMIGPLFGGLLVDHFGIQALVLSLLVLLLISIATTLLYDKRIKSAKETNKHASVSS, from the coding sequence ATGCCGCGTGCTCTTAAAATTTTAGTCATTGGAATGTTTATTAATGTGACGGGTGCTTCTTTTTTATGGCCGCTTAATACGATTTATATCCATAATCATTTAGGAAAGTCATTAACAGTAGCCGGGCTTGTTTTGATGCTGAATTCAGGCGCCAGTGTGGCTGGGAATTTAAGCGGCGGTTTTTTGTTTGATAAAATCGGCGGCTTTAAATCGATTATGCTTGGAATTGCGATTACGTTAGCAAGCCTGCTGGGCCTTGTCTTTTTTCATGAGTGGCCGGCTTATATTGTGCTGCTGACGATTGTGGGTTTTGGTTCCGGTGTTGTTTTTCCGGCCAGTTACGCAATGGCTGGATCGGTGTGGCCTGAAGGAGGAAGAAAGGCGTTTAATGCGATTTATGTCGCGCAAAACGCGGGTGTGGCTGTCGGCTCAGCGCTTGGCGGTGTCGTGGCTTCTTTCTCGTTTTCATATGTATTTTTGGCGAATGCTGCATTATATCTGGCCTTTTTCTTTATCGTATATTTCGGATTTCGAAACATTCAGACGAAGGATGCGTCCCAAACGTCTGTGCTTGATTATGATGCTGTGAACAGCAAAGCGAAATTTGCCGCGCTCATCATATTAAGCAGCGGCTATGTACTCGGATGGCTGGCTTATTCTCAGTGGTCAACCACCATTGCTTCGTATACGCAAAGCATTGGAATTTCTCTTTCCTTATACAGTGTGCTGTGGACGGTTAACGGAATGTTAATTGTGTTTGGCCAGCCGCTTGTCAGCTTTGTGGTGAAAAAATGGGCGGAGTCGCTGAAAACGCAAATGGTCATCGGATTTATCATTTTTATTGTATCCTTCAGTATGCTGCTGACGGCAAACCACTTCCCGATGTTTCTGGCTGCAATGGTGATCCTGACCATCGGGGAAATGCTTGTCTGGCCTGCGGTGCCGACGATTGCCAACCAGCTTGCCCCTAAAGGGAAGGAAGGATTTTATCAAGGCTTTGTCAACAGCGCGGCGACAGGCGGCAGAATGATTGGTCCGTTGTTCGGCGGTTTGCTTGTCGATCACTTCGGCATTCAAGCTCTTGTGTTATCTCTTTTGGTTTTGCTGTTGATCAGTATTGCCACCACGCTTTTGTATGACAAACGAATAAAATCGGCTAAAGAAACAAATAAGCATGCATCAGTCTCTTCATAA
- a CDS encoding blue-light photoreceptor, whose protein sequence is MASFQSFGIQGQLEVIKKALDHARVGVVITDPALEDNPIVYVNQGFVQMTGYEAEEILGKNCRFLQGKHTDPAEVKNIKTALQNKEPVTVQIQNYKKDGTMFWNELNIDPLEIEGKTYFVGIQKDITRQKEYEKLLEDSLTEITALSTPIVPIRNGISALPLVGNLTEERFNSIVCTLTNILSTSKDDYLIIDLSGLAQVNEQTADQIFKLSHLLKLTGTELIITGIKPELAMKMNKLDANFSSLQTYSNVKDAVSVLPIM, encoded by the coding sequence ATGGCTAGTTTTCAATCATTTGGAATACAAGGACAGCTGGAAGTCATCAAAAAAGCGCTTGATCACGCGCGAGTCGGTGTGGTCATTACAGATCCCGCACTTGAAGATAATCCGATTGTCTACGTAAACCAAGGCTTTGTTCAAATGACCGGCTATGAGGCCGAGGAGATTTTAGGAAAGAACTGCCGCTTCTTACAGGGGAAACATACCGACCCCGCTGAAGTAAAAAACATTAAAACCGCTTTACAAAATAAAGAGCCGGTTACCGTCCAAATCCAAAACTATAAAAAAGACGGGACGATGTTCTGGAATGAATTGAATATTGACCCGCTAGAGATTGAAGGCAAGACCTATTTTGTCGGCATTCAAAAAGACATCACCCGGCAAAAAGAGTATGAGAAGCTTCTCGAGGATTCCCTCACAGAAATCACTGCACTTTCAACGCCTATTGTCCCGATTCGCAACGGCATTTCAGCTCTTCCGCTAGTCGGCAACTTGACGGAGGAACGATTTAATTCCATCGTTTGCACATTGACGAATATCTTATCAACATCCAAAGATGATTATTTGATCATTGATTTATCAGGGCTGGCCCAAGTAAATGAACAAACCGCCGATCAGATTTTCAAGCTGAGCCATTTGCTGAAATTGACCGGAACCGAATTAATCATTACAGGCATTAAACCCGAATTGGCCATGAAGATGAATAAACTGGATGCCAATTTTTCATCACTGCAAACATACTCAAATGTAAAGGATGCCGTTAGCGTGCTTCCGATTATGTAA
- a CDS encoding DUF4257 domain-containing protein: MKMLHQVLIACVIGGIMGILGHVKKRGRLEKPRMTKRFIYLGFLEDWFIGMTASILLVLSADPDSGIQLVILSIISGYGGEAVLRSFDFVRELNSGGESAESKRQTKTPPE, from the coding sequence ATGAAGATGCTGCATCAGGTACTCATTGCTTGTGTAATTGGAGGAATCATGGGGATTCTCGGTCATGTGAAAAAGAGAGGCAGGCTGGAGAAGCCCAGAATGACGAAGCGGTTTATCTATCTTGGATTTTTGGAAGATTGGTTTATCGGAATGACGGCTTCCATTTTACTTGTATTATCCGCTGACCCCGATTCAGGAATTCAACTTGTCATCTTATCCATTATCTCAGGCTACGGCGGTGAAGCTGTTCTCAGAAGTTTTGACTTTGTGAGAGAACTGAACAGCGGCGGCGAATCGGCCGAGTCCAAACGTCAAACCAAAACTCCACCCGAATAA
- the leuS gene encoding leucine--tRNA ligase: MSFQHKEIEKKWQTYWLENKTFATLDHNEKQKFYALDMFPYPSGAGLHVGHPEGYTATDILSRLKRMQGYDVLHPMGWDAFGLPAEQYALDTGNDPAVFTKQNIDNFRRQIQSLGFSYDWDREINTTDPEYYKWTQWIFLKLYEKGLAYVDEVPVNWCPALGTVLANEEVIDGKSERGGHPVERRPMKQWMLKITAYADRLLEDLEELDWPESIKDMQRNWIGRSEGAHVHFAVDGHDESFTVFTTRPDTLFGATYTVLAPEHALVETITTADQKEAVEAYVKDIQSKSDLERTDLAKTKTGVFTGAYAINPVNGEKLPIWIADYVLASYGTGAVMAVPGHDERDFEFAKTFGLPVKEVVKGGNVEEAAYTGDGEHVNSDFLNGLNKQEAIEKIIAWLEETKNGEKKVTYRLRDWLFSRQRYWGEPIPVIHWEDGTSTAVPEEELPLILPKTDEIKPSGTGESPLANIKEWVEVTDPETGKKGRRETNTMPQWAGSCWYFLRYIDPHNPDQLASPEKLEKWLPVDMYIGGAEHAVLHLLYARFWHKFLYDIGVVPTKEPFQKLYNQGMILGENNEKMSKSKGNVVNPDEIVASHGADTLRLYEMFMGPLDASIAWSESGLDGARRFLDRVWRLFVEESGELNGKIVEGAGETLERVYHETVMKVTDHYEGLRFNTGISQLMVFINEAYKASALPKEYMEGFVKLLSPIAPHLAEELWEKLGHSGTIAYEAWPVYDETKLVDDEVEIVVQLNGKVKAKLQVPADATKEQLEQLAQADEKVQEQLEGKTVRKIIAVPGKLVNIVAN; encoded by the coding sequence TTGAGTTTTCAGCACAAAGAGATAGAAAAGAAATGGCAGACATACTGGCTTGAAAACAAAACATTTGCCACTCTTGATCATAATGAAAAACAAAAATTTTACGCGCTGGACATGTTTCCTTATCCGTCTGGAGCGGGTTTGCACGTCGGCCATCCTGAAGGTTATACAGCCACGGATATCCTGTCCCGTCTGAAGCGCATGCAGGGCTATGATGTCCTTCATCCAATGGGCTGGGACGCATTCGGCTTGCCGGCTGAACAGTACGCGCTCGACACAGGGAACGATCCCGCTGTATTTACGAAGCAGAATATCGATAATTTCCGCCGCCAAATTCAGTCGCTTGGTTTCTCATATGACTGGGATCGTGAAATCAATACGACTGATCCTGAATACTATAAATGGACACAATGGATTTTCTTAAAGCTGTACGAAAAAGGCCTTGCTTACGTTGACGAAGTGCCTGTTAACTGGTGTCCTGCCCTCGGTACGGTTCTTGCCAACGAAGAAGTCATTGACGGCAAGAGCGAGCGAGGAGGCCACCCGGTAGAGAGACGGCCGATGAAGCAGTGGATGCTGAAAATTACCGCTTATGCGGACAGGCTTCTTGAAGACTTGGAAGAGCTTGATTGGCCGGAAAGCATCAAAGATATGCAGCGCAACTGGATCGGCCGTTCAGAAGGCGCGCACGTTCATTTTGCTGTAGATGGACATGATGAGTCCTTTACGGTGTTTACGACTAGACCAGATACGCTGTTTGGTGCTACATACACTGTGCTTGCCCCGGAACACGCGTTGGTGGAAACCATCACAACGGCTGATCAAAAAGAAGCTGTCGAAGCATATGTCAAAGACATTCAATCAAAAAGTGATTTGGAGAGAACTGATCTTGCGAAAACAAAGACAGGCGTTTTCACGGGAGCTTATGCGATCAATCCTGTAAACGGAGAAAAATTGCCGATCTGGATTGCCGATTACGTTCTTGCGTCTTACGGAACAGGTGCTGTTATGGCAGTTCCTGGGCACGATGAGCGTGATTTTGAATTCGCCAAAACGTTCGGCCTTCCAGTGAAGGAAGTTGTGAAAGGCGGAAATGTTGAGGAAGCAGCGTACACTGGCGACGGCGAGCATGTGAACTCTGATTTTCTGAACGGCCTTAACAAGCAGGAAGCGATTGAAAAAATAATCGCTTGGCTGGAAGAAACGAAAAACGGCGAGAAGAAAGTGACGTACCGTCTGCGCGACTGGCTCTTCAGCCGCCAGCGTTATTGGGGCGAGCCGATTCCGGTCATTCATTGGGAAGACGGAACATCAACGGCTGTGCCGGAAGAGGAGCTGCCGCTGATTTTGCCGAAGACGGATGAAATCAAACCGAGTGGAACAGGCGAATCACCGCTTGCGAACATAAAAGAGTGGGTGGAAGTCACAGACCCTGAGACAGGAAAAAAAGGTAGAAGAGAAACGAACACAATGCCGCAATGGGCGGGAAGCTGCTGGTATTTCTTGCGCTATATTGATCCGCACAACCCGGATCAGCTGGCATCACCAGAGAAATTGGAAAAATGGCTTCCGGTTGATATGTATATAGGCGGTGCAGAGCATGCCGTGCTTCACCTTCTGTATGCCCGCTTCTGGCATAAGTTCCTTTATGATATCGGTGTAGTGCCGACGAAAGAACCGTTCCAAAAGCTGTACAACCAAGGAATGATTCTCGGCGAAAACAACGAAAAAATGAGTAAATCTAAAGGGAACGTTGTCAATCCTGACGAAATCGTTGCTTCTCACGGCGCTGATACACTAAGATTGTACGAAATGTTCATGGGACCGCTTGATGCTTCAATCGCCTGGTCTGAATCAGGATTAGACGGCGCGCGCCGCTTCCTTGATCGTGTATGGCGCCTGTTTGTTGAAGAAAGCGGTGAGCTTAATGGCAAGATCGTTGAAGGCGCAGGTGAAACATTAGAGCGCGTATATCATGAAACGGTCATGAAAGTTACAGATCATTACGAAGGCCTTCGTTTCAATACGGGTATTTCCCAGCTGATGGTCTTTATTAACGAAGCTTATAAAGCGTCAGCGCTGCCAAAAGAATATATGGAAGGCTTCGTAAAGCTTCTTTCGCCAATCGCGCCTCACTTAGCGGAAGAGCTTTGGGAGAAGCTTGGCCATTCCGGTACGATTGCGTACGAAGCTTGGCCTGTATATGATGAAACAAAACTTGTGGATGATGAAGTTGAAATCGTTGTTCAGCTGAACGGAAAAGTAAAAGCGAAATTACAGGTTCCTGCCGATGCGACGAAAGAACAGCTGGAACAGCTTGCTCAAGCAGATGAAAAGGTCCAAGAGCAGCTTGAAGGCAAAACGGTTCGAAAAATCATCGCGGTGCCTGGCAAGCTAGTCAATATTGTGGCAAACTAA
- a CDS encoding rhodanese-like domain-containing protein, whose product MEIKEISTAALKEKIEADEELYLIDVREDEEVAEGMIPQAVHIRMGDIPEKMDSLDKDKEYVFICRSGMRSMNVCRYLDEQGFKTVNVEGGMMAWEGETKPKN is encoded by the coding sequence TTGGAAATAAAAGAAATCAGCACAGCCGCTTTAAAAGAAAAAATTGAGGCGGACGAAGAATTATATTTGATTGATGTCAGAGAAGATGAAGAGGTGGCGGAAGGCATGATCCCGCAAGCCGTTCATATTCGCATGGGGGATATTCCTGAAAAAATGGACTCCCTAGATAAAGACAAAGAGTACGTGTTTATCTGCCGCTCAGGAATGCGCAGCATGAATGTCTGCAGGTACTTGGATGAGCAGGGCTTTAAAACCGTCAACGTTGAAGGCGGCATGATGGCCTGGGAAGGCGAAACAAAACCAAAAAACTAG
- the melA gene encoding alpha-galactosidase MelA produces the protein MKKITFIGAGSTIFAKNVLGDCLLTEALNGFEFALFDIDPKRLQESQLMLENLRDRYNPSVAINSYDDRKLALQNASYVINAIQVGGYKPSTVIDFDIPKRYGLRQTIADTVGIGGIFRSLRTIPVLFDIAKDMEDMCPDAWFLNYTNPMASLTGAMLRYTNIKTIGLCHSVQVCTKDLFKSLGMEHDGIEERIAGINHMAWLLEVKKDGADLYPEIKRRAKEKQKTKHRDMVRFELMDKFGYYVTESSEHNAEYHPYFIKRNYPELISELQIPLDEYPRRCVKQIQHWEKMRDDIVNNKNLTHERSKEYGSRIIEAMETNEPFTFGGNVLNTGLITNLPSKAVVEVTCVADRKKITPCFAGELPEQLAALNRTNINTQLMTIEAAVTRKKEAVYQAAMLDPHTSAELSMNDIISMCDDLFAAHGDWIPEYK, from the coding sequence ATGAAAAAGATTACATTTATCGGTGCAGGGAGCACTATTTTTGCCAAAAATGTTTTGGGAGACTGCTTGTTAACAGAAGCGTTGAATGGCTTTGAATTCGCACTTTTTGACATTGATCCAAAGCGCCTGCAGGAATCCCAGCTCATGCTCGAAAATCTGAGAGACCGCTATAACCCAAGCGTGGCCATCAACAGCTACGATGACAGAAAACTCGCCTTGCAGAACGCAAGCTATGTCATCAATGCGATCCAGGTTGGAGGATATAAACCGAGCACAGTCATAGATTTCGATATTCCTAAACGATACGGGCTGCGACAGACAATCGCCGACACAGTCGGCATCGGCGGAATCTTCAGGTCACTCAGAACCATCCCGGTCTTATTTGATATCGCAAAAGATATGGAGGACATGTGCCCGGATGCGTGGTTTTTAAATTATACAAATCCAATGGCCTCACTTACAGGCGCTATGCTCCGCTATACCAATATCAAAACCATCGGGCTCTGCCACAGTGTTCAAGTGTGTACGAAGGATTTGTTCAAATCACTCGGAATGGAGCATGACGGAATCGAGGAGCGCATCGCAGGCATCAATCATATGGCTTGGCTTCTAGAGGTCAAAAAAGACGGCGCAGATCTCTACCCGGAAATCAAAAGGAGAGCGAAGGAAAAACAAAAAACAAAGCATCGTGATATGGTGCGGTTTGAATTGATGGATAAGTTCGGCTATTATGTGACGGAATCGTCCGAACACAATGCAGAGTACCATCCATACTTTATTAAGCGGAACTATCCCGAGCTGATCAGCGAGCTGCAAATCCCGCTCGACGAATATCCGAGAAGGTGCGTCAAACAGATTCAACATTGGGAGAAAATGCGGGATGATATCGTCAATAATAAAAACCTTACGCACGAACGCTCAAAGGAATATGGTTCAAGAATAATAGAAGCAATGGAAACGAACGAGCCGTTCACTTTCGGAGGAAACGTTTTGAATACGGGACTCATCACCAATCTTCCTTCCAAAGCGGTTGTGGAAGTGACATGCGTCGCCGACAGAAAAAAAATCACCCCGTGCTTCGCCGGAGAACTGCCTGAGCAGCTTGCAGCCTTAAACCGGACGAATATTAATACACAGCTGATGACAATTGAAGCCGCTGTCACACGTAAAAAAGAAGCGGTTTACCAAGCCGCAATGCTTGATCCGCATACAAGCGCGGAGCTTTCCATGAATGACATCATCTCCATGTGTGACGATTTATTCGCGGCACACGGCGATTGGATTCCGGAATATAAATAA